The Pantoea vagans genome includes a window with the following:
- the dnaE gene encoding DNA polymerase III subunit alpha, whose amino-acid sequence MADPRFIHLRVHSDYSMVDGLAKTKPLVKKAAALGMPAIAITDYINLCGLVRFYGSAHDAGVKPIVGADFHVASELMGDELTQLTVLAANNTGYQNLTLLISRAYQRGYGIAGPIIDRDWLVELGEGLILLSGGRRGDVGRSLLRGNSALVAQCLSFYQEHFPNRYYLELTRTGRADEETYLHAAVELAIAEGVPVVATNEVCFLNEEDFDAHEIRVAIHDGYTLDDPKRPRNYSPQQYMRSEEEMCELFSDIPEALENSVEIAKRCNVTVRLGEYFLPQFPTGEMSTEDFLVMKSREGLEERLEFLFPDDKLRAEKRPEYDERLEIELNVINQMGFPGYFLIVMEFIQWSKDNGIPVGPGRGSGAGSLVAYALKITDLDPLEFDLLFERFLNPERVSMPDFDVDFCMEKRDQVIDHVAEMYGREAVSQIITFGTMAAKAVIRDVGRVLGHPYGFVDRISKLIPPDPGMTLEKAFEAEPQLPEIYEADEEVKALIDMARKLEGVTRNAGKHAGGVVIAPTKITDFAPLYCDENGQFPVTQFDKNDVEYAGLVKFDFLGLRTLTIIDWALKMINPRRAKEGLEPIDIAAIPLDDKKSFDMLQRSETTAVFQLESRGMKDLIKRLKPDCFEDMIALVALFRPGPLQSGMVDNFIDRKHGREEISYPDIQWQHETLKPVLEPTYGIILYQEQVMQIAQVLSGYTLGGADMLRRAMGKKKPEEMAKQRSVFQDGAESMGVDGELSMKIFDLVEKFAGYGFNKSHSAAYALVSYQTLWLKAHYPAEFMAAVMTADMDNTEKVVGLVDECWRMGLKVLPPDINSGLYPFHVNDEGEIVYGIGAIKGVGEGPIEAIIEARNEGGYFKELFDLCARTDTKKINRRVMEKLIMSGAFDRLGPHRAALMSALSDALKAADQHAKAEATGQADMFGVLAEEPEQVEKSYTNITPWPEQIQLDGERETLGLYLTGHPINQYLKEIDRYVGGMRLKDMHPTDRGKVTIAAGLVIAARVMVTKRGNRIGICTLDDRSGRLEVMLFTDALDKYQQLLEKDRILIVSGQVSFDDFSGGLKMTAREVMDIDEAREKYARGLAISLTDRQIDDQLLNRLRQSLEPHRSGTIPVHLYYQRADARAKLRFGAAWRISPSDRLLNDLRSLVGSEQVELEFD is encoded by the coding sequence ATGGCTGATCCTCGTTTTATACATCTGCGCGTCCATAGCGACTACTCCATGGTGGATGGCCTGGCGAAAACCAAGCCGCTGGTCAAAAAGGCGGCTGCGCTCGGCATGCCGGCGATTGCCATCACCGATTACATCAACCTCTGTGGTTTGGTGCGATTCTACGGTAGCGCGCACGATGCAGGGGTAAAACCGATCGTCGGTGCGGACTTCCACGTTGCCAGTGAATTGATGGGTGATGAGCTGACCCAACTGACGGTACTCGCCGCCAATAACACCGGTTACCAAAATCTGACGCTGCTGATTTCACGAGCCTATCAACGTGGCTATGGCATCGCAGGGCCGATTATCGATCGTGACTGGCTGGTTGAATTAGGCGAAGGGCTCATCTTGCTTTCCGGTGGACGCCGTGGTGATGTTGGCCGGAGTCTGCTACGTGGTAACAGCGCGCTGGTGGCGCAATGTCTCAGTTTTTATCAGGAACATTTCCCAAACCGCTACTACCTTGAATTGACGCGCACCGGGCGTGCCGATGAAGAGACCTATCTGCATGCCGCCGTTGAGTTGGCGATTGCCGAGGGCGTGCCGGTGGTGGCGACCAATGAAGTCTGTTTCCTCAACGAGGAAGACTTTGACGCGCATGAAATTCGCGTTGCCATCCACGATGGCTATACGCTGGACGATCCCAAGCGTCCGCGCAATTACAGTCCTCAGCAATATATGCGCAGTGAAGAGGAGATGTGCGAGCTGTTCTCGGACATCCCAGAAGCACTGGAAAACAGCGTAGAGATTGCTAAGCGTTGTAACGTCACGGTTCGCCTTGGTGAGTACTTCTTGCCACAGTTCCCCACCGGTGAAATGAGTACCGAAGACTTCCTGGTGATGAAATCGCGCGAGGGGCTGGAAGAACGTCTGGAATTCCTGTTCCCGGATGACAAACTGCGTGCTGAAAAGCGACCAGAATACGATGAACGTCTGGAGATTGAACTTAACGTTATCAACCAGATGGGATTTCCGGGCTACTTCCTGATCGTGATGGAGTTTATCCAGTGGTCGAAGGATAACGGCATTCCGGTTGGGCCGGGCCGTGGTTCAGGTGCAGGATCATTGGTGGCCTATGCGCTGAAAATCACTGACCTTGATCCGCTGGAGTTTGACCTGCTGTTCGAACGTTTCCTCAACCCAGAGCGTGTGTCGATGCCTGACTTCGACGTCGATTTCTGCATGGAGAAGCGCGACCAGGTCATCGATCACGTTGCTGAGATGTATGGCCGTGAAGCGGTATCACAGATCATCACCTTCGGAACCATGGCGGCGAAAGCGGTTATCCGCGACGTGGGGCGCGTGCTCGGTCATCCGTATGGTTTTGTCGATCGTATCTCCAAGCTGATCCCGCCCGATCCCGGCATGACGCTGGAAAAAGCCTTTGAAGCGGAACCGCAACTGCCGGAAATCTACGAGGCAGATGAAGAGGTCAAAGCGCTGATTGATATGGCGCGTAAGCTGGAAGGTGTCACGCGTAACGCCGGTAAACACGCCGGTGGTGTGGTGATCGCGCCAACCAAAATCACCGACTTCGCCCCGCTTTACTGCGATGAAAACGGCCAGTTCCCGGTCACCCAGTTTGATAAGAATGATGTGGAATATGCCGGGCTGGTGAAGTTTGACTTCCTTGGCCTACGCACGCTCACCATCATTGACTGGGCGCTGAAGATGATTAACCCGCGCCGCGCCAAAGAGGGGCTGGAGCCGATCGATATCGCCGCCATCCCGCTGGATGACAAGAAAAGCTTCGATATGCTGCAGCGTTCGGAAACCACGGCGGTATTCCAGCTTGAATCGCGCGGCATGAAAGACTTGATCAAACGTCTTAAGCCGGACTGCTTTGAAGATATGATCGCACTGGTGGCGCTGTTCCGTCCGGGGCCGCTGCAATCAGGCATGGTAGATAACTTCATTGACCGTAAGCACGGTCGTGAAGAGATATCCTATCCGGATATTCAGTGGCAGCACGAAACCCTGAAGCCGGTGCTGGAACCGACCTACGGCATCATTCTGTATCAGGAACAGGTGATGCAGATCGCTCAGGTGCTGTCGGGTTATACCCTGGGCGGTGCGGATATGCTGCGCCGTGCTATGGGTAAAAAGAAACCCGAAGAGATGGCCAAGCAGCGTTCAGTGTTCCAGGACGGTGCCGAGAGCATGGGTGTTGATGGCGAACTCTCGATGAAGATCTTCGATCTGGTAGAGAAATTCGCCGGTTATGGCTTTAACAAGTCGCACTCGGCAGCCTATGCTTTGGTGTCATATCAAACGCTATGGCTAAAAGCGCACTATCCCGCCGAGTTTATGGCGGCGGTGATGACCGCGGATATGGATAACACCGAGAAGGTGGTTGGTCTGGTGGATGAGTGCTGGCGCATGGGGTTGAAAGTGTTGCCGCCAGACATTAACTCCGGCTTGTATCCGTTCCACGTCAATGATGAAGGTGAGATCGTTTACGGCATCGGCGCGATTAAAGGCGTAGGTGAAGGTCCGATCGAAGCGATTATTGAAGCGCGAAACGAAGGCGGCTACTTCAAAGAGCTGTTTGATCTCTGTGCGCGCACCGATACCAAGAAGATCAACCGACGTGTGATGGAAAAGCTGATCATGTCGGGCGCATTCGATCGTCTGGGCCCGCATCGTGCCGCCTTGATGAGTGCGCTCAGCGATGCGCTGAAAGCGGCGGACCAGCACGCGAAAGCGGAAGCCACAGGTCAGGCGGATATGTTTGGCGTGCTGGCAGAAGAGCCAGAGCAGGTTGAGAAGTCCTATACCAATATTACGCCCTGGCCTGAACAAATTCAGTTGGATGGCGAACGTGAGACGCTCGGGCTGTACCTCACGGGTCATCCCATCAATCAGTATTTGAAAGAGATCGATCGCTACGTTGGCGGCATGCGCCTGAAGGACATGCATCCAACGGATCGTGGTAAAGTAACCATCGCCGCGGGGCTGGTGATTGCCGCCCGCGTGATGGTCACCAAGCGCGGCAACCGAATTGGTATTTGTACTCTCGACGATCGTTCTGGTCGTCTGGAAGTGATGTTATTTACCGATGCGTTAGATAAATACCAGCAGTTGCTGGAGAAAGACCGTATCCTGATCGTCAGTGGACAGGTCAGCTTTGATGACTTTAGCGGTGGCCTTAAAATGACCGCTCGAGAAGTGATGGACATCGACGAAGCGCGGGAAAAATACGCGCGCGGACTTGCTATCTCGCTGACGGACAGGCAAATTGATGACCAGCTTTTAAACCGTCTCCGCCAGTCTCTGGAGCCTCATCGTTCCGGGACCATTCCGGTGCATCTCTATTATCAGAGAGCAGATGCGCGGGCGAAGCTGCGCTTTGGTGCAGCGTGGCGAATTTCGCCCAGCGATCGTTTACTCAACGATTTGCGGTCGTTAGTAGGATCGGAGCAGGTGGAACTGGAGTTTGACTAA
- the lpxB gene encoding lipid-A-disaccharide synthase: MSVRPLTIALVAGETSGDILGAGLIRALKARHPDARFVGVAGPLMQAEGCEAWYEMEELAVMGIVEVLGRLRRLLKIRKDLTQRLTELKPDVFVGIDAPDFNITLEGSLKRAGIRTIHYVSPSVWAWRQKRVFKIGRNTNLVLAFLPFEKAFYDRFNVPCRFIGHTMADAMPLQPDKSAARRELGIADDAICLGLLPGSRGAEVEMLSADFLRAAQLLRQRYPTLEIVVPLVNAKRREQFEHIKAEVAPELPMHLLDGKGRQAMIASDAAILASGTAALECMLAKCPMVVGYRMKPFTFWLAKRLVKTPYVSLPNLLAGRELVKELLQDECQPKSLAAALEPLLHAGPERDALMHTFNELHQQIRWNADEQAADAVLEIANG; encoded by the coding sequence ATGTCAGTGCGTCCCTTAACGATTGCCTTGGTCGCCGGAGAAACCTCCGGCGATATTCTTGGTGCAGGTCTTATTCGTGCGTTGAAAGCGCGCCATCCCGATGCCCGCTTTGTCGGCGTTGCCGGCCCATTGATGCAAGCCGAAGGCTGTGAAGCCTGGTATGAGATGGAAGAGCTGGCGGTCATGGGCATTGTCGAAGTGCTCGGCCGTTTGCGCCGCTTGCTAAAAATTCGCAAAGATTTAACGCAGCGCTTAACCGAACTCAAACCAGATGTGTTCGTCGGCATTGATGCACCGGATTTCAACATTACGTTGGAAGGTAGCCTCAAGCGCGCGGGTATTCGCACCATTCATTACGTCAGTCCGTCAGTTTGGGCATGGCGTCAAAAACGTGTATTCAAGATTGGTCGCAACACCAATCTGGTGCTGGCGTTCCTGCCGTTCGAAAAAGCGTTTTACGATCGCTTCAACGTACCGTGCCGGTTTATTGGCCACACCATGGCGGATGCGATGCCACTGCAGCCCGATAAGTCTGCAGCACGCCGTGAGTTAGGTATTGCTGATGATGCTATTTGCCTTGGTTTGCTGCCTGGTAGCCGCGGTGCGGAAGTGGAAATGCTCAGCGCTGATTTCCTGCGTGCGGCGCAGTTGCTGCGCCAACGATATCCGACGTTGGAAATTGTCGTGCCGCTGGTGAATGCCAAGCGTCGTGAGCAGTTTGAGCATATCAAAGCCGAGGTTGCGCCAGAGCTACCGATGCATTTGCTGGATGGCAAAGGTCGCCAGGCGATGATCGCCAGCGATGCTGCAATTTTGGCATCGGGGACGGCCGCCCTGGAGTGCATGCTGGCGAAGTGTCCGATGGTGGTGGGCTATCGCATGAAGCCGTTCACCTTCTGGTTGGCAAAGCGGTTGGTAAAAACACCCTACGTATCATTGCCTAATCTGCTGGCGGGCCGTGAGCTGGTCAAAGAGTTGCTGCAGGATGAGTGTCAGCCGAAATCGCTGGCCGCAGCACTGGAACCTCTGCTTCATGCAGGGCCAGAGCGTGATGCACTGATGCACACCTTCAATGAATTACACCAACAGATTCGCTGGAACGCCGATGAGCAGGCCGCGGATGCCGTGCTGGAGATCGCCAATGGCTGA
- a CDS encoding OmpH family outer membrane protein codes for MKKLFCAAALGVALAASAGAQAADKIAVVNLSQVFQQSPQRAAVAKQLEGEFSGRASDLQAQQQKIQGEIQDLQRNASTMKASDRTKKEKQIASERAAFEQKAQAFDKDNQSRQMQERNKLLAKIQTAVQSVAKSEGYDLVLDSQAVLYSSADAKDITADVVKQVK; via the coding sequence GTGAAAAAGTTGTTCTGTGCTGCTGCTCTGGGTGTTGCATTAGCTGCTTCTGCGGGTGCCCAAGCGGCCGATAAAATCGCCGTTGTGAACCTGAGCCAGGTTTTCCAGCAGTCTCCGCAGCGTGCCGCTGTTGCTAAGCAGCTTGAGGGTGAGTTCTCAGGCCGTGCTTCTGACCTCCAGGCGCAACAGCAGAAAATCCAGGGCGAAATCCAGGATCTGCAGCGTAATGCGTCAACCATGAAGGCAAGCGACCGTACCAAGAAAGAGAAGCAGATTGCTTCTGAGCGTGCTGCCTTTGAACAGAAAGCGCAGGCTTTCGACAAAGACAACCAGTCTCGTCAGATGCAGGAGCGTAACAAGCTGCTGGCTAAAATCCAGACCGCTGTTCAGTCTGTAGCGAAAAGCGAAGGTTACGACCTGGTGCTGGACTCTCAGGCTGTGCTGTACTCTTCTGCTGATGCTAAAGACATCACTGCTGACGTTGTAAAACAGGTTAAATAA
- the accA gene encoding acetyl-CoA carboxylase carboxyl transferase subunit alpha produces MSLNYLDFEQPIAELEAKIDSLKSIGRSDEKHDINLDEEVQRLREKSVELTRKIFSDLGAWQVAQLARHPLRPYTLDYVRNAFDDFDELAGDRAYADDKAIVGGIARLDGRPVMVIGHQKGRETKEKIRRNFGMPAPEGYRKALRLMEMAERFKMPLITFIDTPGAYPGVGAEERGQSEAIARNLREMSGLKIPVICTVIGEGGSGGALAIGVGDKVNMLQYSTYSVISPEGCASILWKSADKAPLAAEAMGITADRLKELKLIDSIIPEPLGGAHRHPVDMAGALKKQLLADLADLDVLSTEELLNRRYQRLMSYGYA; encoded by the coding sequence ATGAGTCTTAATTACCTGGATTTTGAACAGCCAATCGCAGAACTGGAAGCGAAAATCGACTCGCTGAAGTCAATTGGCCGTTCAGATGAGAAACACGATATTAATCTGGATGAAGAAGTGCAGCGTCTACGTGAAAAAAGCGTTGAGCTGACCCGTAAAATCTTCTCCGATTTAGGTGCCTGGCAGGTTGCGCAGCTCGCGCGTCACCCGCTGCGCCCTTACACGCTGGACTATGTCCGCAACGCGTTTGATGATTTCGATGAGTTGGCAGGCGACCGCGCCTATGCCGATGACAAAGCGATTGTCGGCGGTATTGCCCGTCTTGATGGTCGTCCAGTGATGGTGATTGGCCATCAGAAAGGTCGTGAAACCAAAGAGAAGATCCGTCGTAACTTTGGTATGCCCGCTCCAGAAGGCTATCGTAAAGCGTTGCGACTGATGGAGATGGCTGAACGCTTCAAGATGCCACTGATTACCTTCATCGACACGCCGGGTGCATATCCGGGCGTGGGCGCAGAAGAGCGCGGTCAGTCCGAAGCTATCGCGCGTAATCTGCGTGAGATGTCTGGCCTGAAAATCCCGGTCATCTGTACCGTGATTGGTGAAGGCGGTTCCGGTGGTGCGCTGGCGATTGGCGTGGGCGATAAAGTGAACATGCTGCAGTACAGCACCTACTCGGTGATCTCACCGGAAGGTTGTGCGTCGATTCTGTGGAAAAGCGCCGATAAAGCGCCACTGGCTGCGGAAGCGATGGGCATCACTGCCGATCGTCTGAAAGAGTTGAAGCTGATTGACTCAATCATTCCAGAGCCACTGGGCGGCGCGCATCGTCATCCAGTCGACATGGCTGGGGCGTTGAAGAAACAGCTGTTAGCCGATCTGGCCGATCTCGACGTGCTGAGCACCGAAGAGTTGCTTAACCGTCGCTATCAGCGTCTGATGAGCTACGGCTACGCATAA
- the rnhB gene encoding ribonuclease HII: MAEFIYPNAQCIAGVDEVGRGPLVGAVVTAAVILDPANPIVGLADSKKLSEKRRLALYDEIKEKALAWSLGRAEPEEIDQLNILHATMLAMQRAVAGLSVTPDFVLIDGNRCPALPMPSQAVVKGDSLVQEISAASIIAKVTRDREMAELDLLFPEYGFAQHKGYPTALHMEKLAQFGATPHHRRSFAPVRNALIDADVLAARQPTTL, translated from the coding sequence ATGGCTGAGTTTATCTATCCCAACGCACAATGTATTGCGGGCGTTGATGAAGTCGGACGCGGTCCACTGGTTGGTGCGGTGGTTACGGCTGCCGTGATCCTCGATCCCGCTAATCCAATCGTGGGTTTGGCCGATTCAAAAAAGCTTTCTGAGAAACGTCGTCTGGCTTTGTATGACGAGATCAAAGAAAAGGCGCTGGCCTGGAGTCTTGGCCGTGCCGAGCCTGAAGAGATTGATCAGCTGAATATTTTGCACGCTACCATGCTGGCGATGCAGCGTGCCGTTGCGGGCTTGTCTGTCACGCCAGATTTTGTGTTGATCGATGGTAACCGTTGCCCGGCGCTGCCGATGCCCTCTCAGGCAGTGGTGAAGGGCGATAGCCTGGTGCAAGAGATCAGCGCTGCATCGATTATCGCCAAAGTGACGCGTGACCGTGAAATGGCAGAGTTGGATCTGCTGTTTCCGGAATATGGGTTTGCCCAACATAAAGGCTATCCGACCGCGTTGCACATGGAAAAACTGGCGCAGTTTGGTGCCACGCCTCATCACCGTCGCAGCTTTGCGCCGGTGCGTAATGCTTTGATTGATGCTGATGTGCTGGCCGCGCGTCAGCCAACTACGCTTTAA
- the lpxA gene encoding acyl-ACP--UDP-N-acetylglucosamine O-acyltransferase — protein MIDSTASIHPSSVIEEGAVIGANVHIGPFCFIGANVEIGEGTVLKSHVVVNGHTRIGKDNQIYQFASIGEVNQDLKYAGEPTRVEIGERNRIRESVTIHRGTTQGGNLTKIGSDNLLMVNAHIAHDCVIGNRCIFANNATLGGHVTVDDFAIIGGMTAVHQWCTIGAHVMVGGCSGVAQDVPPYVIAQGNHATPFGINIEGLKRRGFSKEALHAIRNAYKLLYRSGKTLDEVKPEIEELAKQHSEVQPFYDFFARSTRGLIR, from the coding sequence GTGATTGATTCAACCGCCAGTATTCATCCCAGTTCTGTTATTGAAGAGGGTGCCGTTATTGGCGCCAATGTTCACATCGGCCCGTTTTGCTTTATCGGTGCTAACGTGGAGATTGGTGAAGGTACGGTGCTCAAATCGCACGTGGTGGTGAATGGCCATACGCGTATCGGTAAAGACAATCAGATCTATCAGTTTGCTTCAATTGGCGAAGTGAATCAGGACCTGAAATATGCCGGTGAGCCAACGCGTGTTGAAATCGGCGAACGCAACCGTATTCGTGAAAGCGTCACCATTCATCGTGGCACCACGCAAGGTGGCAACCTGACTAAAATTGGCAGTGACAATCTGCTGATGGTCAATGCGCACATTGCCCATGACTGCGTGATTGGTAATCGCTGCATCTTCGCCAACAACGCGACCCTGGGCGGCCACGTGACGGTTGATGATTTTGCGATTATCGGCGGCATGACGGCAGTGCATCAGTGGTGCACCATTGGTGCGCACGTGATGGTGGGCGGTTGTTCAGGCGTGGCGCAGGATGTCCCGCCGTATGTTATCGCGCAGGGTAACCACGCGACACCGTTCGGCATTAATATCGAAGGGCTTAAGCGTCGTGGCTTTAGCAAAGAAGCCCTGCACGCGATTCGTAATGCGTACAAATTACTGTACCGCAGCGGCAAAACGCTGGATGAAGTGAAACCAGAGATCGAAGAACTGGCGAAACAACACAGCGAAGTGCAGCCTTTCTACGACTTCTTTGCTCGTTCAACGCGTGGATTGATTCGTTAA
- the fabZ gene encoding 3-hydroxyacyl-ACP dehydratase FabZ gives MTTETHTLKIEEILELLPHRYPFLLVDRVLEFEEHKYLRAVKNVSVNEPFFQGHFPGKPIFPGVLILEAMAQATGILAFKSVGKLEPGELYYFAGIDEARFKRPVVPGDQMIMEVTFEKTRRGLTRFKGVATVDGKIVCEATMMCARSREA, from the coding sequence TTGACAACTGAAACGCATACTCTGAAAATCGAAGAGATTTTAGAACTGCTGCCGCACCGCTATCCATTCTTGCTGGTTGACCGCGTGCTGGAATTTGAAGAGCATAAATACCTGCGTGCGGTGAAGAACGTTTCTGTTAATGAACCGTTTTTCCAGGGACATTTCCCTGGTAAGCCGATTTTCCCAGGCGTTCTGATTCTGGAAGCTATGGCGCAGGCAACAGGTATTCTGGCGTTTAAAAGCGTTGGGAAACTGGAACCCGGTGAGCTGTATTACTTCGCTGGTATCGACGAAGCCCGCTTCAAGCGTCCGGTAGTACCGGGCGATCAGATGATCATGGAAGTGACCTTCGAGAAAACTCGTCGTGGTCTGACACGCTTCAAAGGCGTGGCAACAGTAGACGGCAAGATTGTCTGTGAAGCGACCATGATGTGTGCCCGTAGCCGGGAGGCATAA
- the lpxD gene encoding UDP-3-O-(3-hydroxymyristoyl)glucosamine N-acyltransferase: MSSIRLADLAQQLDAELHGDGDIAISGIASMQSATTGQITFLANSRYREQLALVQASAVVLTEADLEWCKTAALVVKNPYLTYARMAQLLDTTPQPAQNIAPSAVIDPTAKLGKNVSVGANAVIESGVELGDDVVIGAGCFVGKQTRIGRGSRLWANVTIYHEIQIGQDCLIQSGTVIGADGFGYANDRGNWVKIPQLGTVVIGDRVEIGACTTIDRGALDNTLIGNGVIIDNQCQIAHNVVIGDNTAVAGGVIMAGSLKIGRYCMIGGASVINGHMEICDKVTVTGMGMVMRPITEPGVYSSGIPLQPNKTWRKTAALVMNIDEMSKRLKAIERKVGKDD, encoded by the coding sequence ATGTCTTCAATTCGACTGGCTGATTTAGCCCAGCAGTTGGATGCAGAATTGCACGGAGATGGCGATATCGCCATCTCCGGCATTGCTTCTATGCAATCCGCCACCACTGGTCAAATCACTTTTCTTGCAAACAGCCGCTACCGCGAGCAGCTCGCTCTTGTCCAGGCTTCAGCCGTGGTGCTGACGGAAGCGGATCTGGAGTGGTGTAAAACGGCCGCCCTGGTGGTGAAAAATCCTTACCTGACCTATGCCCGTATGGCACAACTGCTGGACACAACGCCGCAGCCCGCGCAAAATATCGCGCCTAGTGCGGTAATCGATCCCACTGCGAAGCTGGGTAAGAACGTGTCGGTGGGTGCAAATGCGGTGATCGAATCCGGCGTTGAGCTGGGTGACGACGTCGTGATTGGCGCAGGATGTTTTGTTGGTAAGCAGACGCGTATCGGCCGTGGCTCCCGTTTGTGGGCTAACGTCACGATTTACCATGAGATCCAGATCGGTCAGGATTGTCTGATTCAGTCCGGTACCGTGATCGGTGCTGATGGTTTCGGTTATGCTAACGACCGTGGTAATTGGGTTAAAATTCCGCAGTTGGGTACCGTTGTGATAGGTGATCGGGTAGAAATTGGTGCCTGTACTACCATTGATCGCGGCGCTCTGGATAACACTCTGATCGGCAATGGTGTTATCATAGATAACCAGTGTCAGATTGCACACAACGTTGTGATTGGTGATAACACTGCCGTTGCTGGTGGTGTGATCATGGCGGGTAGTCTGAAGATTGGTCGTTATTGTATGATTGGCGGCGCCAGCGTCATTAACGGCCATATGGAAATCTGTGACAAAGTGACCGTTACCGGTATGGGCATGGTGATGCGCCCAATCACAGAACCAGGGGTTTACTCTTCGGGTATTCCACTGCAACCCAACAAAACCTGGCGTAAAACGGCAGCGCTGGTGATGAACATCGATGAAATGAGCAAACGCTTAAAAGCCATCGAACGTAAGGTCGGCAAAGACGACTAA